The sequence below is a genomic window from Ipomoea triloba cultivar NCNSP0323 chromosome 10, ASM357664v1.
ccaacaaaaaaagaagaggagaaataatgaagatgaagacaatgacaatgctacccaaaagagaattaagaagacttagagaaattcaaaccaaaagaagtatttatttagactattgattttacaaagttgcaaacatttattttagtgacaattataatgaatctcCCATATTATATATAcgttgaaatacttatttaaaatttaaatataaacattagacATTAGCCTATTTGCACATACGCCTGTAAAACTAGTAtagttatataaatataaaaaattaaaatctgtAAAGATAGGAGATATTTTGAttcgaataataataataataataataataataataataataatatttcatttatcaaaaatttctaaaatttatgGTCATGTTGCATTTACGTGGACACTATCCCTTTCTAGATTCTCAACCTCCCCCCGTCCCCGTATTTTGGCTCCTATTTATATTGATTAATTCAGGAAAGCTGAAAAAATAAGTAGTCTTACCAATTTATATTGATATGTTTAATATGCATTTGATATATTCTATTTTGACcagaaaaaataacaatattcaTATCATTTAATTTGAACCAATCATGTCCCACTAAATTTAATTCGGGAATTAATTTTTGAGCATTAAAATAGATAAAATGATGAGTATACCCGAGAGCAAAGCTCACTAggagaattgaaaaaaaaacagagtaatataaaaactaaaatattcaTATTCAGAAGACAAATAAAACACCAATTTTAtgttagaaaagaaaataataattagtattatatttttcagcataagtattacattttcattttgaccGGATTCGTCTCCATGAGATTGTCTAATAGGATAGTcgctatttattttattgagacAATTTCATCAAAGTTGATGAAATagttaaaaatttcaagttcGAGCTAGTTGGTTCAAAGGTGAAGTCACAAGACGAATTTTATCTATGGTTTAATAgaaagtatgaattttgttgtAAATGAAAGAAAATGTGATTGTCAATGATCTTGTGATTTGGTGATATGAAATAGATGTTATGAGTTTGAACTTCAATGAAAACAGTATTgactttttcttttgaaaaaaaagcaTGAATTCATTAATAACTAAGATGAAAAATTAGTTGCCCATGCTAATACATGAGCTACATGATAATAAGTTAAGAAAGTAGCCATGAAGTATTCAAGttctaaaaaagaaaaggcGGCTAGTGAGATTCCAGTGGGAGGGGTGAAAATTGGAGCATAGGATAATTTGTGGATTATTAAATTCACACAAAGTTCCAAGCACAGTTGAGCTATTTGATGGATTCCAATTGTGAAAGCAAGGATGACAGGCCGCCATCGCGATTAACCTCAACCTCTCCATCCTATCGTCCTTCTCCCTTcctttctctctcctccacctCCACGGCTCGCCGCATCTACTGAGAGAATCACTGCCGTATTTGCCACCGAAATGTCCGAACCAGACGACGAAGCTCCAAAGTCAAAGGAGTTTTTCAGCCCACCGCGACCGCCGCCGGAGAGAGAgccgatgatgatgatggatcTCGATCTCGACGCTTCCTGGACGTTCGAGCAGATCTTCGCGGCCGCAGCTTCGAATCCTAACACTCCGTTTGTTCTATCCGGCTCCGACCAGCCTTTCTCTCCTCTCTGGGGGTTTCCCGACGATTATGAGGACAGAACGGCCGAAAATGCCGCCGTTGGAAGCACCCGCCTGTCTGACTGCCAGAGACTTCCCCCTTGTAAGTCTCGTCTCGGCTGGAGCTCTCGATCGAAATGCTTTGGACTTTTTGGTTAATGGACTAAATCTTGTCCGTTAATCTTTTTAACTTCTTCCTTTAATAGTAAAGCCTTGAAACTTTAGAAAAGTAACTCAACTTCAGATGCTTTTAGtgtatttataaactttttaaaaaaatttgtcatgATTTTGGTGAATTTATATTAAGCCTGCGTGTTTCAAGGACAATATAATTAAGGACGAACACTGGAGATTTGATATTTATTGAGTCATTTGTATACTTCTTAGATTTGCCATGTTGATTGTGGAGAGGTTTTTTATGATAACCAGAGTATGATTTCCTTGTGGATAGTTGGACTTATAGCAGATATAAGCTTCTATAGATATGGACAGTATTGATAGGATATTGATTTTGATTTGTGTGAATAGATGCAGGGGATCCTGATTCTGTTATTGAAGGTGTGCCTGGACAAGATGAGAAAAGAAGGCTACCTCCTCCATTTCTAGGGTTGACCACGAAAGATTATCTTGATGGATCTTGTATAATCAAGGAGAGAATGACACAAGCCCTAAGATACTTCAAAGAATCGACTGGAGAGCGTGTCTTAGCCCAGCTCTGGGCACCAGTAAAGAATGGTGGCCGGTATATCCTCACAACTTCGgggcagccctttgtgcttgaTCCAAACAGTAATGGGCTTCATCAGTATAGAATGGTGTCTCTGATGTACTCGTTTTCAGTGGATGGTGAGACTGATGGAGTCCTTGGACTTCCAGGCCGTGTTTTTCGGCAAAAGTTGCCAGAATGGACACCAAATGTGCAGTATTATTCTATCAAAGAGTTCCCACGGCTTAATCATGCTTTGAATTACAATGTTCGAGGAACTGTAGCATTGCCAGTATTTGAACCTTCTGGGCAGTCTTGCATTGGGGTACTTGAACTTATAATGACATCCCAGAAAGTCAACTATGCTCCAGAGGTGGATAAAGTGTGCAAGGCTCTTGAGGTTTGTTCTGTGGCCACGCTTCACTAATTTTAATAAGTGATGTGCTTTGATAAACACAGATTTAGCAAGTACTCCGTAGATCATAACTattataaacaaacaaaaaaaaatgtactggAGAAAATATTGGTGATTATATAATATCATCATAATTCCTATGCTTTAATGATCTTTGATACTTGTAATAGCCTTCACTATACTTCATGGTTAAATGATTTCACTTTTTTTCTGTAGGCTGTGAACTTGAAAAGTTCCGAGATATTGGATCATCCAAGCACACAGGTAAGAAGAAAGCTGCATGTATGAATTTTATGGAGGCActtattataactttttttctGAACAAGTGTATGTTTGTGGCTCTCCAATGTACCAGATTTGCAATGAAGGTCGGCAACATGCATTAGTTGAAATCTTGGAGATTTTAACAGTACTGTGTGAAACTTACAAACTACCATTGGCTCAGACCTGGGTTCCATGCAGGCATCGCAATGTCCTGGCTGATGGTGGTGGGTTGAAAAAGAGCTGCAGTAGCTTTGATGGAAGCTGCATGGGGCAGGTCTGTATGTCCACAACGGATGTAGCGTTTTATGTGGTTGATGCTCACATGTGGGGTTTCCGTGAGGCTTGTGCTGAGCATCACTTGCAAAAGGGACAGGGAGTTGCTGGGAGGGCTTTTGCTTCTCAGCGGTCGTGTTACTGTGAAGATATAACACAATTTTGCAAAACTGAATACCCTTTGGTGCACTATGCACGAATGTTTGGTTTAGCCAGCTGTTTTGCCATCTGCCTGCGAAGCACTCATACTGGCAATGATGATTATATTATGGAATTTTTCTTGCCTCCTAACGGTGGTGACTATAGTGACCAGCAAGCTCTGTTGGATTCACTCTTGTTGACATTAAAGAACCACTTCAAGAGTCTTCGGGTTGCTTCTGGAAATTTACTTGAGCATGAGTGGGGTTCTGTTGAAATTATCAATGCTTCAGTGCCTTCTGTGGAAAAGAAACCTGATTTAATGACCGAAACACACCATTTCTCTCCTCCCCAACCTGCCATTTTACCAAATGGACAGTTGTGCCCTGATTCATTGGAAAATAAGCAACTCACTCCTGGACAAAATACTCCAAATGGAGGGACTCTAAGTGAGCCTCCTGAAGCCCAGAATCGTGCGACTGTTGCTGTGAATATAGAGGGAggtaagaaagagaaaaaacgTGGCAAGGCAGAAAAAACAATTAGCTTAGATGTTTTGCAACAATATTTTGCTGGGAGTCTCAAGGATGCTGCAAAGAGTCTTGGTGGTATGCTCTATCTCTTGAAACTATGTTTATCATTTTGCTTAACTGGTGTGTCTTGGTTTCTAGCATAAATACTAATTTAACCTTCTGTTCATGAACGAAAAAAGAGGTGTCTGACTATAGATCTTCTGTTTACAGTTTGCCCTACAACAATGAAGCGCATTTGCAGGCAGCATGGGATCTCTCGTTGGCCATCTCGCAAGATAAATAAAGTCAATCGTTCCCTGTCAAAGCTTAAACGTGTAATTGAATCTGTGCAAGGAACTGATGGAGCACCATTCACATTGAGCACAATAGCACCAAATTCAGTTCCTGTTGCAGTGGGATCAATTTCTTGGCCGGCAACTGCTATCGAGTCCAACTGCCAGAATTCACCTCCCTCCAGACCTTCTGAATCTCCTGAAGGAAAGAGTGAGTTCCTCAACCATAGAGAACTTGGAAGTCATGATCAAGCTGaaccttcaaatcaaattcttgaaGGACAGGTTTTGGGGAATCATGAGCTTCCACATCAACAAAATGGTTTTGCAGTGGGTGAAGGCTCAAACAGGTCAAGAACAGGGAGTGGCTCGAGAGAAGAGAGCATAGGAACCCCTACTTCCCATGGCTCATGCCAAGCTAGTCCTTCCCCTGGAAATGAACCCTCACCCCAGAATGAGCTCGTTGTTTCTCCCACTTGTGACCCTGCCATGGAAACACTCAACACATTGGGAATAGCTTGTCAACCGGCAAGAGAGATCAATTTGGCATCTGCATTTGCATCCCTCGATGCTCTGGTTGCCGAGCAATTCCAAAAGCCATTCGGGGGAATGCTTGTTGAGGATGCAGGTAGTTCACATGATCTTAGGAATCTCTGCCAAGCTGGAGAAGCTCAGTTTGATGAACGCATGCCAGAAAACAGTTTGACGCACCCACCATGTTCTGATGCGATTCCCTTAGATCATCACATCACTAATGCTACTGAAAGGGTGCCCCAACATCCTGCCAGGCCAGAAGTGACATCTATCACAATAAAAGCTACATACGGAGAAGATATCATAAGGTTTCGACTATGTCTGGGCTCTGGCATAGTGAAATTACAGGAGGAAGTAGCAAAGAGGTTGAAACTAGAGCTGGGCACCTTCGAAGTCAAGTATCTAGATGACGATCACGAGTGGGTTTTAATTGCGTGCGATGCAGACTTGCAGGAATGCATCGAAATATCAAGATCATCAGGTGGAAATATAACAAGACTGTTGATTCAAGACATCATGCCCCATCTTGGAAGCTCCTGTGAAAGTTCAGGTGAATGATTAGGAAATAGAACTTGTACATAGCTTGTAGAACCATTCTTGCAGTTAAGTGTAGGGTTTAAATTTTGGTTTTTACAAATTGTAAGAaattttcaattgtattattgtttCTAGGTTCTAGGCAAATAAGGCTTTCCCTTTCCTCCTTTTTGTTGCTACAGAAGATTTCCACTGTTCTTTTCTTATCTGAAATTGTAAAAATGCTATGTTGGtcttcttatatatatttaataaaagtagTATCTACAATTAGCATTTTATATAATCAGACTTGTGTCACTAAACTATAGAGTTAGCAACTCAACACATTTTATGATAAAAACATGAGATTAATATGTCATTTCAGACTTGTTCAGTTCATGTGATCCAGTGCATTACATCATACAAAAAGAACAGAAGATCCATGACACATACATTGATCCTATTGTTGACCAGCATCCACTCATTTGCAATTTTCATTATGCAAATTTTCATTGTATTACCTTCCAATTGCATCATAGGTTGCAGTGAGGTTGCTATATACAGAAAGTGCATCTTGATGGCAAGTACCTTGTTCCTGTTCCATCACCTCCCTTGCTTCTTCAAACAGTTGAGCAGCCTCATCTATTTTCAACAACTGTAAACATGACAGCCCCATTTGATTCAACACTGCTCCAAACAAGCCCGATTTCCTCTCTCCACTGCCTCTAAGCTTTGCAATGGCATTCTTGAAAGACCTCATTGCTTCTTCATGCCTTCCCACCACATAAAACATGACACCCATCCTTGCCTCTATCCCAGCAACCATACTCTGCTGCCCCGGTTTCCCCTCCAACACTCTCATTGCCTTATCCAAGAGCTTTAGTGCCTCTTTAGGCTCATTAAACAGTTCATAAATGGCTGAAATTTGTGTCATCCCGCTCGCGATATCCTCTGCGGTTGTTCCTGGCACGGGCTTTGCATAAACTCTGAGAGCATTTTCACAGTAAAACCGAGACTCCCTTGGTTTTCCTGTCGTGTGGTATAAGTTAGCAAGTCTTACGAAAACAGAGGCAACTGAAGGATGGTTGTCGCCCTTTGATGATTTGAAGACGGTGAGGGC
It includes:
- the LOC116033629 gene encoding protein NLP6-like isoform X2, which gives rise to MSEPDDEAPKSKEFFSPPRPPPEREPMMMMDLDLDASWTFEQIFAAAASNPNTPFVLSGSDQPFSPLWGFPDDYEDRTAENAAVGSTRLSDCQRLPPWDPDSVIEGVPGQDEKRRLPPPFLGLTTKDYLDGSCIIKERMTQALRYFKESTGERVLAQLWAPVKNGGRYILTTSGQPFVLDPNSNGLHQYRMVSLMYSFSVDGETDGVLGLPGRVFRQKLPEWTPNVQYYSIKEFPRLNHALNYNVRGTVALPVFEPSGQSCIGVLELIMTSQKVNYAPEVDKVCKALEAVNLKSSEILDHPSTQICNEGRQHALVEILEILTVLCETYKLPLAQTWVPCRHRNVLADGGGLKKSCSSFDGSCMGQVCMSTTDVAFYVVDAHMWGFREACAEHHLQKGQGVAGRAFASQRSCYCEDITQFCKTEYPLVHYARMFGLASCFAICLRSTHTGNDDYIMEFFLPPNGGDYSDQQALLDSLLLTLKNHFKSLRVASGNLLEHEWGSVEIINASVPSVEKKPDLMTETHHFSPPQPAILPNGQLCPDSLENKQLTPGQNTPNGGTLSEPPEAQNRATVAVNIEGGKKEKKRGKAEKTISLDVLQQYFAGSLKDAAKSLGVCPTTMKRICRQHGISRWPSRKINKVNRSLSKLKRVIESVQGTDGAPFTLSTIAPNSVPVAVGSISWPATAIESNCQNSPPSRPSESPEGKSEFLNHRELGSHDQAEPSNQILEGQVLGNHELPHQQNGFAVGEGSNRSRTGSGSREESIGTPTSHGSCQASPSPGNEPSPQNELVVSPTCDPAMETLNTLGIACQPAREINLASAFASLDALVAEQFQKPFGGMLVEDAGSSHDLRNLCQAGEAQFDERMPENSLTHPPCSDAIPLDHHITNATERVPQHPARPEVTSITIKATYGEDIIRFRLCLGSGIVKLQEEVAKRLKLELGTFEVKYLDDDHEWVLIACDADLQECIEISRSSGGNITRLLIQDIMPHLGSSCESSGE
- the LOC116033629 gene encoding protein NLP6-like isoform X1 is translated as MSEPDDEAPKSKEFFSPPRPPPEREPMMMMDLDLDASWTFEQIFAAAASNPNTPFVLSGSDQPFSPLWGFPDDYEDRTAENAAVGSTRLSDCQRLPPYAGDPDSVIEGVPGQDEKRRLPPPFLGLTTKDYLDGSCIIKERMTQALRYFKESTGERVLAQLWAPVKNGGRYILTTSGQPFVLDPNSNGLHQYRMVSLMYSFSVDGETDGVLGLPGRVFRQKLPEWTPNVQYYSIKEFPRLNHALNYNVRGTVALPVFEPSGQSCIGVLELIMTSQKVNYAPEVDKVCKALEAVNLKSSEILDHPSTQICNEGRQHALVEILEILTVLCETYKLPLAQTWVPCRHRNVLADGGGLKKSCSSFDGSCMGQVCMSTTDVAFYVVDAHMWGFREACAEHHLQKGQGVAGRAFASQRSCYCEDITQFCKTEYPLVHYARMFGLASCFAICLRSTHTGNDDYIMEFFLPPNGGDYSDQQALLDSLLLTLKNHFKSLRVASGNLLEHEWGSVEIINASVPSVEKKPDLMTETHHFSPPQPAILPNGQLCPDSLENKQLTPGQNTPNGGTLSEPPEAQNRATVAVNIEGGKKEKKRGKAEKTISLDVLQQYFAGSLKDAAKSLGVCPTTMKRICRQHGISRWPSRKINKVNRSLSKLKRVIESVQGTDGAPFTLSTIAPNSVPVAVGSISWPATAIESNCQNSPPSRPSESPEGKSEFLNHRELGSHDQAEPSNQILEGQVLGNHELPHQQNGFAVGEGSNRSRTGSGSREESIGTPTSHGSCQASPSPGNEPSPQNELVVSPTCDPAMETLNTLGIACQPAREINLASAFASLDALVAEQFQKPFGGMLVEDAGSSHDLRNLCQAGEAQFDERMPENSLTHPPCSDAIPLDHHITNATERVPQHPARPEVTSITIKATYGEDIIRFRLCLGSGIVKLQEEVAKRLKLELGTFEVKYLDDDHEWVLIACDADLQECIEISRSSGGNITRLLIQDIMPHLGSSCESSGE